In a single window of the Arthrobacter sp. StoSoilA2 genome:
- a CDS encoding MBL fold metallo-hydrolase, which yields MDSLIHSSRDVTIRSISVSEMNNNVYLLTSKSTSVQLLIDAADDLPAIQQLLKDSEADTSEVPKLVRIATTHQHWDHIRALGELVSATGASTSAGADDADALPVPVDVRLGHGDVERFGDFEITAVHLRGHTPGSIAFVYQDPDGPAHIFSGDSLFPGGVGNTQGDPSRFTSLLNDVKERLFDVYPDETVVHPGHGLPTTLGAERPHLEEWRARGW from the coding sequence ATGGATTCGCTTATTCACTCATCGCGTGACGTCACCATCCGGAGCATCTCCGTCAGCGAGATGAACAACAACGTGTATCTGTTGACCTCGAAGTCCACAAGCGTGCAGCTGTTGATCGACGCCGCCGACGACCTTCCAGCCATTCAGCAACTCCTCAAGGACAGCGAAGCGGATACTTCCGAAGTGCCGAAGCTGGTCCGAATCGCCACCACCCACCAGCATTGGGACCACATCCGCGCCTTGGGTGAGCTGGTGTCCGCGACCGGCGCCAGCACTTCCGCAGGAGCGGACGACGCCGATGCGCTGCCCGTTCCGGTGGATGTCCGGCTTGGTCACGGCGACGTCGAGCGCTTCGGCGACTTCGAGATCACGGCGGTCCACTTGCGCGGACACACCCCGGGCTCGATTGCTTTCGTTTACCAGGATCCGGACGGGCCAGCCCACATTTTCAGTGGAGACTCGTTGTTTCCGGGAGGCGTCGGCAACACACAGGGCGATCCTTCACGTTTCACTTCACTGTTGAACGACGTGAAAGAGCGGCTGTTCGACGTTTATCCGGACGAGACCGTGGTGCACCCGGGCCATGGATTGCCCACGACCCTCGGCGCCGAGCGGCCACACCTTGAGGAGTGGCGCGCCCGAGGCTGGTGA
- a CDS encoding DEAD/DEAH box helicase, with the protein MTTFAALGTPKAIAESLAAVGIEEAFPIQVKTLPDTLAGRDVLGRGRTGSGKTIAFAIPLVARLAEREAKHFRKPGRPMGLVLAPTRELATQINATIEPLAKAMGLNTTVIYGGISQARQEKALRAGVDIVIACPGRLEDLIRQRILTLEAVEVTVLDEADHMADLGFLPVVKKLMDMTPTQGQRLLFSATLDNGVDKLVNRYLSNPLTHSVDDPQAAVTTMEHHVLVVNDQTVKKQLIVELASGAGRRVLFMRTKHHARKLAKTLTDAGIPAVDLHGNLSQNARDRNLAEFSNGDVRVLVATDVAARGVHVDDVELVIHVDPPTEHKAYLHRSGRTARAGSDGTVVTLTLPEQQSDVKKLMKAAGVDVSFERVTANSPLVAELVGDIADKVDPRARAALLAAKAPQGGGTSTGANAQRKRARRTGGQAAPTAGGRGGRGGRGKVAAEPVRTDVNRADRRAAMNDDVARSSRGRGKAGATHRNDVPGSQGQGGRSGRPASGQRAATGGQRSASAPRTASTTSTRTSGNKAVWSSATGATSGGSYGSGASGNSARGGSGAGRPARSGPRRASAPASNERRGR; encoded by the coding sequence ATGACTACTTTTGCTGCCCTTGGCACGCCCAAGGCCATTGCTGAATCCCTCGCCGCAGTCGGCATCGAAGAGGCATTCCCCATCCAGGTGAAGACCCTCCCGGATACGCTCGCAGGCCGCGACGTCCTGGGCCGCGGCCGCACCGGCTCCGGCAAGACCATCGCTTTCGCCATCCCGCTTGTGGCCCGCCTGGCCGAGCGTGAAGCCAAGCACTTCCGCAAGCCGGGCCGCCCCATGGGCCTGGTCCTTGCTCCGACGCGTGAATTGGCAACCCAGATAAACGCCACCATCGAGCCGCTGGCCAAGGCCATGGGCTTGAACACCACGGTGATCTACGGCGGCATCTCCCAGGCACGCCAGGAAAAGGCGCTGCGCGCCGGCGTCGACATCGTCATTGCCTGCCCGGGCCGTCTCGAAGACCTGATCCGCCAGCGCATCCTGACCCTTGAGGCCGTCGAGGTCACCGTACTGGACGAGGCAGACCACATGGCCGACCTCGGCTTCCTTCCGGTGGTCAAGAAGCTCATGGACATGACCCCCACCCAGGGTCAGCGCCTGCTCTTCTCCGCGACGTTGGACAACGGTGTTGACAAGCTGGTCAACCGTTACCTGTCCAACCCGCTGACGCACTCCGTGGATGACCCGCAGGCTGCCGTCACCACCATGGAACACCACGTCCTGGTAGTCAACGACCAGACCGTCAAGAAGCAGCTCATCGTCGAACTGGCCTCCGGCGCCGGACGCCGCGTCCTGTTCATGCGGACCAAGCACCACGCCCGCAAGCTTGCCAAGACCCTCACCGACGCCGGCATCCCTGCCGTCGACCTTCACGGCAACCTGTCGCAGAACGCCCGCGACCGCAACCTGGCCGAGTTCTCCAACGGTGACGTTCGCGTCCTGGTGGCCACCGACGTCGCAGCCCGCGGCGTGCACGTTGACGATGTGGAACTCGTCATCCACGTTGACCCGCCCACGGAGCACAAGGCGTACCTGCACCGCTCAGGCCGCACGGCCCGTGCCGGTTCCGATGGCACCGTTGTAACGCTGACACTCCCCGAGCAGCAGAGTGACGTCAAGAAGCTCATGAAGGCGGCCGGCGTGGACGTATCGTTCGAGCGCGTCACGGCCAACTCCCCGCTTGTCGCCGAGCTCGTGGGCGACATCGCGGACAAGGTCGACCCCCGCGCACGTGCGGCCCTTCTCGCGGCGAAAGCCCCGCAGGGTGGCGGCACGTCCACTGGCGCCAACGCCCAGCGCAAACGCGCACGCCGGACCGGCGGCCAGGCTGCACCCACGGCGGGTGGCCGTGGCGGCCGCGGCGGCCGCGGCAAGGTGGCAGCTGAGCCGGTTCGCACGGACGTCAACCGCGCCGATCGTCGCGCAGCAATGAACGACGACGTCGCCCGCAGCTCACGTGGTCGCGGCAAGGCTGGCGCAACTCACCGCAACGATGTTCCCGGCTCCCAGGGTCAGGGCGGCCGCAGTGGTCGTCCGGCTTCCGGGCAGCGTGCTGCTACCGGTGGCCAGCGCTCTGCCTCGGCTCCGCGCACGGCTTCCACCACGAGCACCCGTACCAGCGGAAACAAGGCCGTATGGTCTTCCGCTACGGGCGCTACGTCCGGTGGATCCTACGGTTCGGGTGCCTCCGGAAACTCCGCTCGTGGGGGCTCCGGCGCGGGTCGTCCGGCACGCAGTGGCCCACGCCGTGCCTCGGCTCCCGCGTCGAACGAGCGTCGCGGCCGCTAA
- a CDS encoding MFS transporter, with the protein MTSDTSTAGILRRPYLLATVGACALVFLSAFESLAVTTIMPLVSRDLDGATLYALAFAGPLATGVMGMVGAGNWSDRRGPAAPLYASVALFVAGLLIAGTAGSMEVLVLGRLVQGLGGGAMTVALYVLVARVYPPALHPKIFAAFAASWVIPSLVGPFAAGIVAQLSSWHWVFLGVVGLVVPALLMVVPAVRGMTSEPATETVPWAFGRMGWAALAALTVLALNLSAEVPGVGGVIAVVALVLAVVAVRPLVPRGTLVAHRGLPSVILTRGLASAAFFGAEVYLPYLLTEQYAFTPTFAGLTLTGAALAWAGASALQGRLGSKLPDALAVKIGAALVLVAIVLALVTAALALPAAIAIGGWILAGGGMGLMYPRLSVMTLALSTPDNQGFNSAAMSISDSLGGALALAATGLVFAAFTTTNPFGGVFALTAVIAVVGLVIAPRVATRAGASTTREAQPEPSLHK; encoded by the coding sequence ATGACCTCTGACACCTCAACGGCCGGGATACTCCGCCGTCCATACCTGCTGGCTACCGTTGGTGCTTGTGCGCTCGTTTTCCTCAGCGCCTTCGAGTCCCTGGCGGTAACCACCATCATGCCGCTCGTCAGCCGCGACCTGGACGGAGCCACCCTTTACGCGCTGGCCTTCGCCGGCCCCTTGGCGACCGGCGTGATGGGCATGGTCGGAGCAGGTAATTGGTCGGATCGCCGGGGTCCGGCGGCACCGTTGTACGCGTCGGTGGCACTGTTCGTCGCCGGCCTGTTGATCGCAGGAACAGCCGGAAGCATGGAAGTCCTGGTGCTGGGGCGCCTCGTGCAGGGACTCGGTGGCGGTGCCATGACCGTTGCCCTGTATGTGTTGGTGGCCCGCGTCTACCCGCCGGCTCTGCATCCCAAAATCTTCGCCGCGTTTGCCGCATCCTGGGTTATCCCATCACTCGTGGGCCCGTTCGCCGCTGGCATCGTGGCGCAGCTCAGCAGCTGGCACTGGGTATTCCTGGGCGTGGTGGGGCTGGTTGTTCCGGCACTGCTGATGGTGGTGCCGGCTGTGCGGGGAATGACCTCGGAGCCCGCCACCGAAACGGTGCCGTGGGCTTTCGGACGCATGGGCTGGGCGGCGCTGGCCGCCTTGACCGTCCTCGCACTGAACCTGTCAGCAGAGGTGCCGGGCGTGGGCGGGGTGATTGCCGTCGTCGCGCTGGTCCTTGCCGTGGTGGCGGTGCGGCCCTTGGTCCCGCGCGGAACGCTGGTCGCCCACCGCGGCCTTCCCAGCGTGATCCTCACCCGCGGTTTGGCGTCGGCAGCGTTTTTCGGTGCCGAGGTCTACCTGCCGTACCTGCTGACCGAACAGTACGCTTTCACGCCGACGTTTGCCGGGCTCACACTGACCGGCGCTGCGCTCGCATGGGCAGGGGCGTCTGCCCTCCAAGGCCGGTTGGGTTCCAAGCTGCCCGATGCCCTTGCGGTGAAAATTGGTGCCGCGCTGGTGCTGGTGGCAATCGTGCTGGCCCTGGTGACTGCGGCATTGGCGCTGCCGGCGGCCATTGCCATTGGGGGCTGGATCCTTGCCGGCGGGGGCATGGGGCTCATGTACCCACGCCTGAGCGTCATGACGTTGGCTCTCTCGACTCCCGATAACCAGGGCTTCAACAGCGCAGCGATGTCCATCTCCGATTCCCTGGGCGGCGCGTTGGCCCTCGCTGCCACGGGGCTCGTCTTCGCAGCATTTACGACGACGAACCCGTTTGGGGGGGTCTTCGCACTGACGGCGGTGATCGCCGTCGTCGGGCTCGTCATAGCGCCACGGGTCGCCACCCGGGCTGGCGCCTCCACAACGCGGGAAGCCCAACCTGAGCCCTCGCTGCATAAGTAG
- the soxR gene encoding redox-sensitive transcriptional activator SoxR, whose amino-acid sequence MPQVPGSAHRPLSIGELSERSGVSPSALHFYERNGLITAERTAGNQRRYRRETLRRVAFIKTSQRVGLPLKDIREALDSLPDGRTPTKRDWTRLSSRWRKELDERIAALQHLRNDLDGCIGCGCLSLKSCTLQNPADELGATGAGAQRWNLSGQPH is encoded by the coding sequence ATGCCACAAGTTCCCGGCAGCGCCCATCGGCCCCTGAGCATTGGCGAGCTTTCCGAGCGGAGTGGGGTATCGCCGTCGGCCCTTCACTTCTATGAACGAAATGGGCTCATCACAGCTGAACGCACGGCCGGAAACCAGCGGCGGTACCGGCGTGAAACGCTGCGGAGGGTGGCTTTCATCAAAACATCGCAAAGAGTTGGCCTTCCTCTGAAGGACATCCGCGAGGCGCTGGACTCCCTGCCGGACGGACGGACGCCCACCAAACGGGACTGGACACGGTTGTCGTCGCGGTGGCGCAAGGAACTCGACGAACGGATTGCTGCGCTGCAACACCTGCGGAACGATCTGGATGGCTGCATCGGTTGCGGTTGCCTGAGCCTGAAATCGTGCACGCTTCAGAATCCGGCCGACGAGCTGGGGGCGACCGGGGCAGGAGCGCAACGCTGGAACCTGTCCGGCCAGCCGCATTAG
- a CDS encoding FG-GAP-like repeat-containing protein yields the protein MMFRTPIFTARAAFVALAAALTLMASGLPAQANPLKPDAVAAATVPTVAPMATFGTPYRIEVPSPNFAEASPDGRKLFTVSGSGAFATIDVATSTVTASIDVRDVTAMKVSPDGAKVYLATSESQEHFLTVVDTAAITVVDIPVDGPVFSLAFTPDASRVYAAVYGTPADTGSTPGSVAVIDVATASVVSSIPVGREPTQVLVTPDGAKVFALNLLDQSVSAIETSTNTVTSTIPLGGTSTGGSMSPDGSRLYYPKLEGGIAIAGVTTNTVIGEVVTQSVATAPSFTPDGSRAFVVDQRPNDYYVAEVDLQGNSLRPVSLSEGPVMNMGPLTVQVSPDGRRLYVLGHSINVLSLPTLKPAGVINLDDGLLPRQFVIVPDGSMGYVVPGNQGDYVVAVSTGQPENVWKDYNSDGATDVLARDSAGGLWLYPGNGNKGWLPRSQVGSGWNIMNLLMASGDFDGDGKPDVLARDEAGDLWLYPGDGNADWLPRSKVGVGWNAMTAVVAPGDFDDDGKADVLARDSAGDLWLYPGNGSGGWLPKSKVGTGWNVMTAIMGPGNLRSPGRDVLARDTWGTLFLYEPDGTGGWHQPLLVGIEWNVMSAIVTPGDFDSDDVPDILARDASGTLWLYPGQGFGGYSPRVQVGVGWNVMTAII from the coding sequence ATGATGTTCCGGACGCCTATATTCACTGCGCGTGCTGCCTTTGTGGCTTTGGCGGCGGCCTTAACGCTTATGGCTTCAGGGTTACCGGCCCAGGCCAATCCGCTAAAGCCCGACGCCGTCGCGGCAGCCACCGTGCCAACCGTCGCACCCATGGCGACTTTCGGGACGCCTTACAGGATCGAGGTTCCCAGCCCCAACTTTGCTGAGGCGAGTCCGGACGGCCGCAAGCTGTTCACAGTGTCCGGCTCCGGGGCGTTCGCCACGATCGACGTTGCCACCAGCACCGTGACTGCGAGTATCGATGTCCGGGATGTTACTGCCATGAAGGTCAGCCCTGACGGCGCCAAGGTTTACCTGGCAACAAGCGAGTCCCAGGAGCACTTCCTGACTGTCGTGGACACCGCCGCCATAACGGTCGTGGACATACCGGTGGACGGCCCGGTCTTCAGCCTCGCATTTACTCCCGACGCGTCCAGGGTTTACGCGGCTGTGTATGGGACGCCGGCGGACACGGGCTCGACGCCGGGCTCGGTTGCGGTCATCGATGTGGCGACGGCGTCCGTGGTTTCCTCGATTCCCGTTGGTCGCGAGCCCACGCAGGTACTTGTGACGCCGGATGGGGCCAAGGTCTTCGCACTGAATCTGCTGGACCAGTCGGTTTCCGCCATCGAGACGTCGACGAACACGGTGACCAGCACCATTCCGCTCGGCGGGACGTCAACCGGAGGATCCATGTCTCCGGACGGATCCAGGCTGTACTATCCCAAGCTCGAAGGCGGGATCGCCATCGCAGGCGTCACCACGAATACCGTGATCGGGGAAGTGGTGACCCAATCCGTGGCCACCGCACCAAGTTTCACCCCTGATGGTTCACGGGCCTTCGTGGTGGACCAGCGCCCCAATGACTATTACGTGGCTGAAGTCGATCTTCAAGGGAATTCACTGAGGCCGGTCAGTCTCTCTGAGGGCCCGGTCATGAACATGGGGCCCCTCACGGTCCAGGTCAGCCCGGATGGCCGACGACTCTATGTGCTTGGCCACAGCATCAATGTCCTCAGCTTGCCGACGCTCAAGCCTGCGGGCGTCATCAACCTGGATGACGGGTTGCTTCCACGTCAATTTGTCATAGTTCCGGACGGCTCCATGGGGTACGTCGTTCCTGGCAACCAGGGCGATTACGTCGTGGCTGTTAGTACAGGACAGCCGGAGAATGTGTGGAAGGACTACAACTCTGACGGCGCCACGGATGTTCTGGCGAGGGACTCCGCCGGCGGCCTGTGGCTGTACCCCGGAAACGGCAATAAAGGCTGGCTGCCCCGTTCACAGGTTGGCTCCGGTTGGAACATCATGAACCTGTTGATGGCCTCAGGCGACTTTGACGGTGACGGCAAACCGGACGTCCTGGCACGCGACGAGGCTGGTGATTTGTGGCTGTATCCGGGCGACGGCAATGCTGATTGGCTGCCCCGCTCCAAAGTCGGCGTTGGCTGGAACGCGATGACCGCCGTCGTGGCCCCAGGCGATTTCGATGACGATGGAAAAGCCGATGTCCTTGCCCGGGACAGTGCTGGTGACCTCTGGCTGTATCCGGGGAACGGCTCAGGTGGCTGGCTTCCCAAATCGAAGGTCGGCACGGGCTGGAACGTGATGACGGCCATCATGGGGCCGGGAAACCTGCGTTCGCCAGGGCGCGATGTCCTTGCCCGGGATACGTGGGGAACTCTGTTCCTTTACGAACCGGACGGCACGGGCGGCTGGCATCAGCCGCTGCTGGTTGGCATTGAGTGGAACGTCATGTCTGCCATCGTCACGCCGGGCGACTTCGACAGCGACGACGTGCCGGACATCCTGGCGCGCGACGCCAGCGGGACCCTGTGGCTCTACCCAGGGCAGGGCTTCGGGGGATACTCGCCGCGCGTGCAGGTGGGAGTGGGATGGAACGTCATGACGGCGATCATCTAA
- a CDS encoding class I SAM-dependent methyltransferase has translation MPFLACSRHAWLMAEHTHDGGTPHPTDGTSGSTLGSTHENAHQDTDHSGPRHGGLNLHEDADNAADMWDGMYKERPKVWSGNPNPQLVAEVAGLRAGTALDLGCGEGADAIWLAAQGWTVTGMDVSAVALERAAAHASESGYADRITWQQQDLAEWKPEPIFDLVSAQFLHSPLLPWRDSVASAAAAVAPGGTLLVVGHHPHGLAPWSHHRETGMFFSPEQLAGALRLDREPWFVNVLTSRERTVTGPEGGAATVLDTVLRATKHP, from the coding sequence TTGCCTTTCCTAGCCTGCTCACGGCACGCTTGGCTTATGGCTGAACACACTCACGACGGCGGCACTCCCCACCCCACGGACGGCACCTCCGGCAGCACCCTTGGCAGCACACACGAGAACGCCCATCAGGACACTGACCACAGTGGACCGCGGCATGGCGGGCTCAACCTCCACGAGGACGCCGACAACGCCGCTGACATGTGGGACGGCATGTACAAGGAGCGTCCAAAGGTCTGGAGCGGAAATCCGAATCCCCAGTTGGTCGCCGAAGTGGCCGGCCTCCGCGCCGGAACGGCCCTGGACCTGGGCTGCGGCGAAGGTGCAGACGCCATCTGGCTTGCCGCGCAGGGTTGGACGGTCACCGGCATGGATGTTTCGGCCGTCGCGCTTGAACGGGCCGCAGCCCACGCATCGGAGTCGGGTTACGCCGACCGGATTACCTGGCAGCAGCAGGACCTTGCCGAATGGAAGCCGGAACCCATCTTTGACCTCGTATCGGCACAATTCCTCCACAGCCCCCTCCTGCCGTGGCGCGACTCCGTGGCTTCCGCGGCAGCGGCTGTGGCTCCGGGCGGGACGTTGTTGGTGGTCGGACATCACCCTCATGGGCTCGCTCCGTGGAGCCACCACCGTGAAACGGGCATGTTTTTCTCGCCGGAACAGTTGGCTGGGGCGCTTCGCCTGGACCGCGAGCCGTGGTTCGTCAACGTCCTTACTTCCCGGGAACGCACCGTCACCGGCCCAGAAGGCGGGGCGGCTACTGTTTTGGACACCGTCCTGCGGGCCACGAAGCACCCCTGA